A DNA window from Vibrio cidicii contains the following coding sequences:
- a CDS encoding DUF3265 domain-containing protein, with translation MTRRLSGIHAAWHFWYAVGFSGESVLRKVGLCGIHPLTQRYVFTGK, from the coding sequence ATAACAAGGCGTTTAAGCGGGATTCATGCCGCGTGGCATTTTTGGTATGCGGTTGGTTTTAGTGGTGAAAGTGTTCTGCGGAAAGTTGGTTTATGCGGCATTCACCCCTTAACGCAGCGTTATGTTTTTACAGGGAAATGA
- a CDS encoding ISAs1 family transposase produces the protein MSELITPFMHFQIIKDYRQESKVEHKLSDIILLTICGVLSGHDGWDGIIDFGHARLDFLKRYGHFEAGIPSADTLSRVMGMINPVALQRSFIAWMKDCHTLTDGEVIAIDGKTLRGSYDRSKGKGTIHTVNAFATANGMSIGQQKVDSKSNEITAIPKLLDLLDVKGCLITIDAMGCQKKIVQKILDKEADYLLAVKGNQGMLEQAFDDYFRMDMLQDFDGSSYSTQEKSHGRIETRVALVNRDLSVLGDIEHEWPGLKSMGIVASIRQESAVATEQDVSIRYYICSKELEAQTLLEATRSHWGVEVMHWSLDTAFCEDNSRIRADDRAEAFARIRQICLNLLKSETTFKGGIKRKRMNCAMDEKYLSKVLESLT, from the coding sequence ATGAGCGAGTTAATCACCCCATTTATGCATTTCCAAATCATTAAAGACTATCGACAAGAAAGCAAAGTAGAACACAAATTATCAGACATTATTTTGCTGACAATTTGTGGTGTTTTGTCGGGTCATGATGGCTGGGATGGCATTATCGATTTTGGTCATGCTCGCTTAGATTTCCTGAAACGATATGGTCACTTTGAAGCTGGAATTCCTTCTGCGGATACGCTGTCTCGTGTGATGGGTATGATTAATCCTGTAGCTTTGCAAAGAAGTTTCATTGCCTGGATGAAGGACTGCCATACACTGACGGATGGTGAAGTTATTGCCATCGACGGTAAAACATTACGCGGCTCTTATGACCGCTCGAAAGGCAAAGGAACGATCCATACGGTGAACGCTTTTGCTACAGCAAATGGAATGAGCATTGGGCAACAGAAGGTTGATTCTAAGAGTAACGAGATTACCGCGATCCCCAAGCTACTTGACTTGCTAGATGTCAAAGGCTGCTTGATTACGATTGATGCAATGGGCTGCCAAAAGAAAATAGTGCAGAAAATCCTTGATAAAGAAGCGGATTATTTATTGGCGGTCAAAGGTAATCAGGGAATGCTTGAGCAAGCCTTTGATGATTATTTTCGAATGGACATGCTTCAAGACTTCGACGGTAGTTCTTATAGTACTCAAGAAAAAAGTCACGGAAGAATAGAAACGAGAGTGGCTTTAGTGAATCGCGATTTGTCGGTTTTGGGTGATATTGAACATGAATGGCCAGGGCTAAAATCAATGGGCATCGTGGCTTCAATTCGACAAGAATCGGCAGTAGCAACAGAGCAAGATGTGAGTATTCGTTACTACATATGCTCTAAAGAATTGGAAGCTCAAACGTTACTTGAAGCGACTCGTTCTCACTGGGGTGTAGAGGTCATGCATTGGTCACTTGATACCGCATTTTGTGAGGACAATTCGCGTATTAGAGCGGACGATCGAGCAGAAGCTTTTGCAAGGATCAGGCAGATATGTTTGAACCTATTAAAGAGCGAAACCACGTTTAAAGGTGGTATCAAACGTAAACGGATGAACTGCGCAATGGACGAAAAGTACCTAAGTAAGGTTCTTGAAAGCCTTACGTGA
- a CDS encoding DUF2971 domain-containing protein, translated as MLYKYFAYNENSLSSLLNYELWASKPTEFNDPFDSLLTIEFSNNNITELFKNYTQSKAVCCFSKNMDSILMWSHYADSHKGFCIAIDYPELEDSHILSDVNYSESFLEIDHESFLYSHREGAVNKEWQRLLTQKYIDWKYEEEVRLMLHLDDPQAKGICFSLPDGSIKEIYFGCKMNKKNKSNIRKIMESKNVTFYDMKKSQNNFKLEKI; from the coding sequence ATGTTATACAAGTACTTCGCTTATAATGAAAATTCTCTATCGAGCTTATTAAATTATGAACTATGGGCTTCCAAGCCGACTGAATTTAATGACCCTTTTGATTCTCTATTAACAATAGAATTTAGTAATAATAATATTACAGAACTCTTTAAGAATTACACCCAGTCAAAAGCAGTCTGCTGCTTCTCAAAGAACATGGATAGTATTCTTATGTGGTCTCATTATGCAGACTCCCATAAGGGATTTTGTATTGCGATTGATTACCCAGAATTAGAAGATAGCCATATTTTATCTGATGTAAATTATAGTGAAAGTTTCCTAGAGATTGATCATGAGTCTTTTTTATACTCGCATAGAGAAGGAGCTGTAAATAAGGAGTGGCAAAGGTTACTAACCCAAAAGTACATAGATTGGAAATATGAGGAAGAAGTTCGTCTAATGTTGCATTTAGACGACCCACAAGCTAAGGGAATATGTTTTTCTCTTCCTGATGGTTCAATAAAAGAAATTTACTTTGGCTGCAAAATGAACAAAAAAAATAAGAGTAATATTAGAAAAATCATGGAATCAAAAAATGTTACTTTTTATGACATGAAGAAGTCTCAAAACAACTTTAAGCTAGAAAAAATATAA
- a CDS encoding GNAT family N-acetyltransferase, with translation MRHSPLNAALCFYREMMSLRDVIDSDWNKIYELIEDNMLNMQIELGLKWDRESIIRHYKSKSVIVEVKRDHISGFIAYHQNEDVHFIDSLQVAQGYQNRLAGYRLLKSSLLKTSALPMVQKVRCCVFENNAAKEQYFSVGFRELSRF, from the coding sequence ATGCGGCATTCACCCCTTAACGCAGCGTTATGTTTTTACAGGGAAATGATGAGCTTACGTGATGTGATTGATTCGGATTGGAATAAAATATACGAACTTATTGAAGATAATATGCTCAATATGCAGATTGAACTTGGGTTGAAGTGGGATCGAGAATCGATCATACGTCACTATAAAAGTAAGTCTGTTATTGTTGAAGTAAAGCGAGATCATATCTCTGGATTCATCGCGTACCATCAAAATGAAGATGTTCACTTTATTGACTCATTGCAAGTGGCTCAAGGGTATCAAAACAGATTAGCAGGTTATCGTTTGTTAAAATCGAGTCTATTAAAAACAAGCGCATTGCCTATGGTTCAAAAAGTGCGTTGTTGTGTTTTTGAAAATAATGCTGCCAAGGAGCAATATTTTTCAGTTGGCTTTCGCGAGCTCAGTCGTTTCTAA
- the istB gene encoding IS21-like element helper ATPase IstB has protein sequence MNLQMNRIEAACAALKLQAIGQEWPSLAEVANSRELSLADYLESLLNAELEVRAERTRATLTKFASFPMEKTFDDYDFKFATGAPRKQLKELTGLAFIERKENVVLLGPSGVGKSHLAVSLGQLAVQKGLKTRFITAADLMLQLSTAKAQGKLENYLRRSVLAPKLLIVDEIGYLPFGREEANLFFNVIAKRYEQGSIIVTSNLPFSQWSNAFADDTTLTAALLDRLLHHSHIVQISGESYRLRGKKAAGTIPAALESLSEGKG, from the coding sequence ATGAACCTTCAAATGAATCGCATTGAAGCTGCCTGTGCTGCGCTGAAGTTACAAGCTATCGGTCAGGAATGGCCAAGTCTGGCAGAAGTCGCCAACAGCCGTGAACTGAGCCTAGCCGATTACTTAGAGTCACTTCTGAACGCAGAGTTGGAAGTGAGAGCAGAGCGCACAAGAGCCACGCTGACTAAGTTCGCCAGCTTCCCAATGGAAAAAACGTTCGATGATTATGACTTCAAGTTCGCAACGGGTGCGCCGAGAAAACAGCTCAAAGAACTAACAGGGCTGGCGTTCATAGAGCGAAAGGAAAACGTGGTGTTACTCGGGCCAAGTGGCGTCGGTAAGAGTCATCTTGCAGTGAGTCTTGGTCAACTCGCTGTCCAAAAAGGTTTAAAAACGCGCTTCATCACGGCAGCAGACTTGATGCTTCAACTCTCTACTGCGAAAGCTCAAGGTAAACTAGAAAATTACTTGAGGCGCAGTGTACTTGCTCCCAAACTGCTTATCGTCGATGAAATCGGGTATCTACCGTTCGGCAGAGAAGAGGCCAACTTGTTCTTTAACGTCATCGCTAAACGTTATGAGCAAGGCAGTATTATCGTGACCAGTAACTTGCCGTTCTCTCAATGGTCAAATGCGTTCGCCGACGATACGACACTAACGGCAGCACTACTTGATAGACTTCTTCATCACTCGCACATCGTACAAATCAGTGGAGAAAGCTACCGATTACGAGGGAAGAAGGCGGCTGGAACCATACCAGCGGCTCTCGAAAGTCTATCTGAAGGTAAAGGTTAA
- a CDS encoding ISAs1 family transposase, with protein sequence MSNQHPFMHFDAIPDYRQKGKVEHKLTDIILLTICAVLAGQDDWKAIHLYGTRWLDFLKRFGDFSHGVPSAITIARVMGMINSTRLQKCFIEWMKSCCELTDGEVIAIDGKTVRGSYDDSRGLGAIHMVNAFATENGVCLGQHKVYEKSNEITAIPELLQLLDISGCLVTIDAMGCQKKIAQKILEKNADYLLAVKGNQGRLEEAFNNYFNMSMLQKHDGDSYSTQEKSRGRQETRLALVNEDLSVLGDLEFDWPGLKTMGIVVSIRQESAVAQESDVTVRYYISSKVLSAKELLNASRSHWLVESMHWMLDTEFGEDACRKRAEERAENFARIRQMCLNMLKSETTLKASIKHKRAMCAMDPEYLLKVLGSLYLRECS encoded by the coding sequence ATGAGTAACCAGCACCCATTTATGCATTTCGATGCCATCCCAGATTACCGCCAAAAAGGTAAAGTCGAGCACAAGTTAACTGATATCATTTTGTTAACAATTTGCGCGGTACTTGCCGGTCAAGATGATTGGAAAGCCATTCATCTTTACGGCACAAGGTGGTTAGATTTTCTCAAACGCTTTGGTGATTTTAGTCATGGTGTTCCCTCTGCCATCACCATAGCTAGAGTGATGGGGATGATTAATTCGACACGCTTACAAAAGTGTTTTATCGAATGGATGAAATCCTGCTGTGAACTCACTGACGGTGAAGTGATAGCGATAGACGGTAAAACCGTTCGAGGCTCTTATGATGATTCCCGAGGGCTTGGTGCTATTCATATGGTTAATGCGTTTGCTACAGAGAATGGCGTGTGCCTCGGACAACATAAAGTATACGAGAAATCCAATGAGATAACCGCTATTCCTGAATTGCTGCAACTACTTGATATATCTGGCTGTTTAGTGACGATTGATGCGATGGGTTGCCAAAAGAAAATCGCGCAAAAAATCCTTGAAAAGAACGCTGATTACTTGTTGGCGGTGAAAGGAAACCAAGGCAGACTTGAGGAAGCTTTTAACAATTATTTTAATATGAGCATGCTGCAAAAACATGACGGTGATTCTTACAGTACTCAAGAAAAATCGCGAGGCCGACAAGAAACACGATTGGCCTTAGTGAATGAAGATTTAAGTGTTTTGGGCGATCTTGAATTTGATTGGCCAGGGCTCAAAACGATGGGAATTGTGGTATCTATTCGTCAAGAATCAGCCGTGGCTCAAGAGTCAGATGTAACGGTTCGATATTATATTAGTTCGAAAGTGCTCAGTGCTAAAGAATTGTTAAATGCTTCACGGTCGCACTGGTTAGTGGAGTCGATGCATTGGATGTTGGATACAGAATTTGGTGAAGATGCTTGCCGCAAACGAGCGGAAGAACGAGCAGAGAATTTCGCTAGGATCAGACAAATGTGCTTAAACATGCTAAAAAGTGAAACGACACTAAAAGCGAGCATTAAACACAAAAGAGCGATGTGCGCGATGGATCCAGAGTACCTTTTGAAGGTATTGGGAAGCCTTTATTTACGGGAATGTTCATGA
- a CDS encoding HD domain-containing protein produces MVENYETQFVTFVESEMEQDLAHDLNHVFRVVKTAKLLSKIEGAMLEVVLPAAYLHDCFSFPKSHPNKAESSRIAADKALEFLNEIGYPKEYHDAIKHAIIAHSFSANVQPDTLEAKIVQDADRLDALGAIGIARCIQVSTNLGVGLYDATDPFCGTREPNDRVNTVDHFYTKLFKLPEIMHTASAKVEAEKRMKFMKAYLIQLGMEIEPYS; encoded by the coding sequence GTGGTAGAAAACTATGAGACTCAATTTGTCACTTTCGTCGAGTCTGAAATGGAGCAAGATTTGGCGCATGACTTAAACCATGTATTTCGTGTTGTCAAAACGGCCAAACTGCTGAGCAAAATTGAAGGTGCGATGCTTGAGGTTGTTTTACCTGCAGCATATCTCCACGATTGTTTTTCATTTCCCAAGAGTCATCCTAACAAAGCTGAAAGCTCTCGTATTGCAGCAGATAAGGCACTGGAGTTTCTTAATGAGATTGGTTATCCGAAGGAATATCACGACGCTATAAAGCACGCAATTATTGCTCATAGTTTTAGCGCTAATGTTCAACCTGATACGCTTGAAGCAAAGATCGTACAGGACGCTGATAGACTCGATGCTCTAGGTGCAATTGGGATTGCTCGTTGCATTCAGGTGAGCACAAATTTAGGCGTGGGTTTATATGATGCAACTGACCCCTTTTGCGGTACACGTGAGCCGAATGATCGAGTGAATACGGTAGATCATTTCTACACGAAGCTATTTAAATTGCCTGAAATAATGCATACAGCGTCAGCAAAGGTAGAGGCTGAAAAGAGAATGAAATTTATGAAAGCTTACTTAATTCAGTTGGGAATGGAAATCGAGCCATACAGCTAA
- a CDS encoding DUF3265 domain-containing protein has translation MRVKLLHNKAFKRDSCRVAFLVCGDFCGESGVRKLGLCGTHPLTRRYA, from the coding sequence ATACGTGTAAAATTGTTACATAACAAGGCGTTTAAGCGGGATTCATGCCGCGTGGCATTTTTGGTTTGCGGTGATTTTTGTGGTGAAAGTGGTGTGCGGAAACTTGGTTTATGCGGCACTCACCCCTTAACGCGGCGTTATGCTTAA
- a CDS encoding RNA-binding protein, whose product MKLLVRNLARTTTEHDIRKLFSEHGSVTECTLVLDQETGLSKGFAFVEMPEASEAKTAIAALNMTSVAKSKIRVKAAQ is encoded by the coding sequence ATGAAACTCTTAGTTCGCAACCTTGCTCGTACCACAACTGAGCACGACATTCGTAAACTGTTTTCTGAACACGGCTCTGTTACCGAATGCACTCTCGTTTTAGATCAAGAAACCGGTCTATCGAAAGGCTTTGCTTTCGTCGAAATGCCAGAGGCTTCAGAAGCAAAAACGGCAATTGCAGCACTGAATATGACAAGCGTTGCCAAAAGCAAGATCCGAGTCAAAGCTGCTCAATAA
- a CDS encoding DUF3709 domain-containing protein has product MYLVLKNRSDCLIVLLSLREVSIVGSSRFEQFGAFTYRLKVCRQLSIVLRCLMKRQSVCRCKFQCHCLIELSCPCVVSWFVGEGLHIDLVAKSGKPHEGR; this is encoded by the coding sequence ATGTATCTGGTGCTGAAAAATCGCAGTGATTGCCTCATTGTGTTGTTGAGTCTGCGTGAGGTTAGCATTGTGGGCTCAAGTCGCTTTGAACAGTTTGGTGCCTTTACTTACAGGCTTAAAGTCTGTCGGCAATTAAGTATTGTTTTGCGCTGCTTAATGAAACGGCAATCTGTTTGTCGCTGTAAATTTCAGTGTCATTGCCTCATTGAGTTGTCGTGCCCATGCGTGGTGAGTTGGTTTGTCGGAGAGGGTCTCCACATTGACCTAGTTGCTAAGTCAGGGAAACCGCATGAAGGTCGTTGA
- a CDS encoding GNAT family N-acetyltransferase gives MEVVSERLRMKPLSENDWPLFLQLHTNPSVISLCFDELPKSEIESKFKSRLAPWFVKSKHWLCLVVAESKTDKAVGITGFCVNDSVAEVGFMFLPEYHGLGYGTESLQALINYSMSEFGIDKYSAVVTEGNIGSEKVLTKVGFVLDRIVPQAYEIGGHLYADHVYQYV, from the coding sequence ATGGAAGTAGTATCTGAAAGGCTGCGGATGAAGCCATTATCGGAAAATGACTGGCCTTTATTTCTGCAACTCCATACGAATCCTAGTGTTATTTCACTTTGTTTTGATGAACTGCCAAAGTCAGAAATTGAGAGTAAATTTAAATCTCGATTAGCACCTTGGTTTGTAAAGTCGAAGCATTGGCTATGTTTAGTTGTTGCCGAGTCCAAAACGGACAAAGCAGTAGGTATAACAGGTTTTTGTGTTAACGATTCTGTTGCTGAAGTTGGGTTTATGTTTTTGCCCGAATATCATGGACTCGGGTATGGTACAGAGTCACTACAAGCTCTCATAAATTATTCAATGTCAGAGTTTGGCATCGATAAATACAGTGCAGTTGTCACTGAGGGTAACATTGGTTCCGAAAAGGTACTTACAAAAGTGGGTTTTGTGCTCGATAGGATAGTGCCTCAAGCTTATGAAATCGGTGGTCATTTGTACGCAGACCATGTCTATCAATACGTGTAA
- a CDS encoding DUF3265 domain-containing protein produces the protein MTRRSRGIHAAWHFWYAVGFGGESGLQKLSLCGTHPLTQRYVTRRVQLNGSSI, from the coding sequence ATAACAAGGCGTTCAAGAGGGATTCATGCCGCGTGGCATTTTTGGTATGCGGTTGGTTTTGGTGGTGAAAGTGGTCTGCAGAAGCTTAGTTTATGCGGCACTCACCCCTTAACGCAGCGTTATGTAACAAGGAGGGTTCAGCTAAATGGAAGTAGTATCTGA
- a CDS encoding aminoglycoside phosphotransferase family protein: MVNQNQEILSFVAGNTYNYPLVGAIATNDALMSAGKLLRKIHDSTASLLEQLDVNAHRWMLDPREPFEVICHGDFTPYNVALLENTVVGVFDFDTAHPAPRIWDLAYSVYCWSPFKTDSNDKLGTISEQVVRAKLFCDSYGTTESEREQLADAMVQRLQALVSFMRSEAENGNESFAENIEQGHLQAYLNDIEYITENKQKIQCALCN, encoded by the coding sequence GTGGTTAATCAAAACCAAGAAATCTTAAGTTTTGTCGCAGGTAATACCTACAATTATCCGCTAGTTGGCGCAATCGCAACAAATGATGCACTCATGTCAGCGGGTAAATTACTACGAAAAATACATGACTCAACAGCTTCACTCTTGGAGCAACTCGATGTCAATGCACACCGATGGATGTTAGACCCGAGAGAACCATTTGAGGTTATCTGTCATGGTGACTTTACCCCATACAATGTTGCCCTATTAGAAAATACAGTTGTTGGTGTGTTTGACTTCGATACAGCGCACCCAGCACCTAGAATATGGGATCTTGCATATTCAGTTTATTGTTGGTCTCCTTTCAAAACTGATAGCAATGATAAGCTAGGGACAATCTCAGAGCAGGTGGTTAGAGCTAAGTTGTTCTGTGACAGTTACGGCACAACTGAATCAGAAAGAGAGCAATTAGCCGATGCTATGGTTCAGCGATTACAGGCTTTAGTATCTTTCATGCGTAGTGAAGCCGAAAATGGCAATGAATCCTTTGCTGAAAACATAGAGCAAGGTCATCTTCAAGCTTATCTGAATGACATAGAATATATCACTGAAAATAAACAAAAAATTCAGTGTGCATTGTGCAACTAA